GCTCGGTCAGGGCCGCGAACTCCAGCAGGCGCTGAATGCGGGCCTCGGTGTCGGCCCCGCCCAGACCGAAGTAGCTGGCGTAGACCTGCAGGTTTTCCTCCACGCTGAAATCCGGGTCCAGGTTGTCCGCCTGGGGCACGATGCCGACCCGGCGCCGCACCTCGCGTGCCGCTGCCGGCAGGGGCAGATCGAATACCGTCAGTTCGCCCGCGCTCATGGGGGTGAGGCCCATCAGCATGCGCAGGGTGGTGGTCTTGCCGGCGCCGTTGGGGCCGAGAAAGCCGAAGCACCTGCCGCGCGGGATGCGGAAATCGATCCCGTCAACGGCGCAGTGGTGGTCGTAGAGCTTGCTCAGCCCGCGGGCCCGGACCAGGGGCGCGGCCGGCATGTCGGCTTGGGGAAGGGGCATCGTCTGGATGGTCTCTGCCTGTGCATGAAGCCTCGTGAGCATACCGAATCCACCAGAACGGTGAAAGCTGTCGCAATACAGGGGCGGGAGCGGCATGTTAACCTCGGGGTTGTTGAACTGTCCCGGGTTGAGGTGCCGATGCCGTCCATGCTCCGCAAATCGCTGCTCAGCCTGTGCATCCTGCTCCTGCTGGGACTGGCGCATGGCGGCTGGCTGGATGCGGCCGGGCGTGACTATACCGAGGCCGGCTTCAAGCGGGCGCTGGTGACCTTCGGCATTGCCCGCGGGCTCAATGGCGTCATTTCGGTTGCTCAGGGGACCGAGGTGGCCTTCCAGCCGGCCGGGGTGGGGGTCAACTTCGCTCCGGGGCAGATCCTGGACCCGGCCAACGATCTGATCGAGCGCTTCTCCTGGGTGATGCTGGTCAGTTCGACCTCGCTGGGCCTGCAGCGGGTACTGCTGGACATCACCGCCTGGACCGGCACCACCTGGCTGGTCACCCTGGTGGCCGCGCTGGGGTTGATCCTGCTCTGGTGGCGTCCGCGCCGGGTCGGCGACTGGCCGCAGCGTCTGCTGCAGCTGACGCTGCTGCTGCTGGTGATACGCTTCGCTATCCCGCTGATTGCACTGGCCGGCGAGGGCGTGTACGGCCTGTTCCTGCAGCCACGCTATGCCGCCTCCACCATCGAGCTCGAACAGAGCACTGAGCGGATCGGTCGCATCAATGAATCCACCCGTCAGCGGCTGGAGGAGGAGGGCGCACCGGGCCTGCTGGAACGCGCCCAGCGCGCCTACGATTCGATGGTGGGCTCGCTGGACATCGAGGCGCGCACGGCGGAACTGCGCGCGACCGTGGCCCGGGTCAGTGAGCACACCATCGACCTGATCGTGGTGTTCGTGTTGCAGACCGTGATTCTGCCGCTGCTGTTCCTGTGGCTGCTGGCGAAACTGGCCAGGGGGCTCGGCCGCTGGCTGTGGACCGGTTCCGGGTGAGGCTCAGGATTCGGGATAGCGGATGCCGTTGACGTAATAACGCCGCAGCCCCTGCGGGGTCTGTACCTCCACTTCGTCGTCCAGGGTCTTCTTGAGCAGCGCACGCGCCATGGGCGAGTCGATGCTGATCCAGCCGCGGGCCGGGTCGAACTCGTCGCCGCCGACGATGCGATAGGTATGTTCCCCGCCGGTCTCGTCCTCGAGCGTCACCCAGGCCCCGAAGAAGATGCGCTGCGGATCGCTCGGGGGCTGTCCCGCCACCCGCAGTTCGGGCAGGCGCTTCTGCAGATAACGGATGCGCCGGTCGATGCCGGCCAGTTCCTTCTTGCGGTAGATGTACTCGGCGTTTTCCGAACGGTCGCCCTCGGCCGCGGCCGCAGCAAGCGCCTTTGTCACCTCCGCGCGGCGCTGCCACAGGCCCTTGAGTTCGTCCTGCAGGCGGGCGAAACCGTCAGGCGTGATATAGGGCGTGCCTTTGGGCTGCGGTGGACGGTAACGTGACATGGCGGGCCGTGCAGAATGAAGAGTGAAGAGATTGTAGCGGCTGCGGTCGGGGCTGTAACCCGGTCCGCACTCCGGTACAATGTTCCGACATGAACCAGCCTGAAGTCGCACAACCCCTTTCCCTGGACGGTTCCATCGGCGAGGGCGGAGGGCAGGTGCTGCGCACCGCACTGTCCCTCTCGCTCTGTCTGCAGCGACCGTTTCGTATCGAGAATATCCGCATTGGCCGCAAGCGCCCCGGACTGCAGCCGCAGCATCTGGCCGCAGTGCGTGCCGCCACGGCGATCAGCGATGCCGTTGTCGAGGGCGATGCACCCGGTTCGACCGCGCTGAGCTTCGCGCCGGGCCCGGTACGGGCCGGGGTCTATCACTTCGATATCGGCACCGCCGGCAGCACCGGGCTGCTGCTGCAGACCCTGCTGCCGGCGCTGATGCTGGGCGAGGATGACTCCACCCTCACGCTCGACGGCGGCACCCACAATCCCCTGGCCCCGACCTTCGAATACCTCAACCAGGCCTATCTGCCCATGATCAACCGCATGGGGCCGCAGATCCAGGCCGAACTGGTGCGTCCCGGCTTCTACCCGGAGGGCGGTGGCCGCATCCGGGTCCATATCCGCCCGGCCGTGCATCTGTGGCCACTGCAGATCCCGCGGCGCGGCAAGGTGCTGACCCTGGACGGTCAGGCGCTGGTCGCCAATCTGCCGCTGGAAATCGCCGAGCGGGAGCTGGCCGTGCTCCAGTCCGGCCTGGCGGTGCATGCCGGCGGTCTGCAGGCCCATCGCGTCGAGGACTGCATCAGTACCGGCAACGCAGTCTGGGTGAGTGTCTACAGCGAACACATCACCGAGGTGTTCAGTGTGCTGGGTGAGAAGGGCGTGCCTGCCGAGACGGTTGCCCAGAGCCTGGTGGAC
This sequence is a window from Thiohalobacter thiocyanaticus. Protein-coding genes within it:
- the rtcA gene encoding RNA 3'-terminal phosphate cyclase — encoded protein: MNQPEVAQPLSLDGSIGEGGGQVLRTALSLSLCLQRPFRIENIRIGRKRPGLQPQHLAAVRAATAISDAVVEGDAPGSTALSFAPGPVRAGVYHFDIGTAGSTGLLLQTLLPALMLGEDDSTLTLDGGTHNPLAPTFEYLNQAYLPMINRMGPQIQAELVRPGFYPEGGGRIRVHIRPAVHLWPLQIPRRGKVLTLDGQALVANLPLEIAERELAVLQSGLAVHAGGLQAHRVEDCISTGNAVWVSVYSEHITEVFSVLGEKGVPAETVAQSLVDQVRTYLDEDVPVGPWLADQLLLPMALAGQGSFRSLEPSAHTTTQIEVIAAFTGRRFQVRPTDKGHVLISLE
- the greB gene encoding transcription elongation factor GreB; this translates as MSRYRPPQPKGTPYITPDGFARLQDELKGLWQRRAEVTKALAAAAAEGDRSENAEYIYRKKELAGIDRRIRYLQKRLPELRVAGQPPSDPQRIFFGAWVTLEDETGGEHTYRIVGGDEFDPARGWISIDSPMARALLKKTLDDEVEVQTPQGLRRYYVNGIRYPES